The following proteins are encoded in a genomic region of Bos javanicus breed banteng chromosome 20, ARS-OSU_banteng_1.0, whole genome shotgun sequence:
- the STC2 gene encoding stanniocalcin-2, with the protein MCTVRLGQFVTLALVLVTFDPARGTDATNTPEGPQDRGSQQKGRLSLQNTAEIQHCLVNAGDVGCGVFECFENNSCEIRGLHGICMTFLHNAGKFDAQGKSFIKDALKCKAHALRHRFSCISRKCPAIKEMVFQLQRECYLKHDLCSAAQENIRVMVEMIHFKDLLLHEPYVDLVNLLLTCGEEVKEAITHSVQAQCEQSWGSLCSILSFCTSAIQRPPTAPPEHQLQGDRAKLSRGHPAEMGHHLAEPSSRETGRGAKGERGSKSHPNAHARGRAAGPGAQGTSGSSEWEDEQSEYSDIRR; encoded by the exons ATGTGTACCGTGCGGCTGGGCCAGTTCGTGACCCTGGCTTTGGTGCTGGTTACCTTCGATCCAGCTCGAGGGACCGACGCCACCAACACTCCCGAAGGTCCCCAAGACAGGGGCTCCCAGCAGAAAGGCCGTCTGTCCTTGCAGAACACAG CGGAAATCCAGCACTGTTTGGTCAACGCTGGCGATGTGGGGTGTGGCGTGTTTGAATGTTTCGAGAACAACTCTTGTGAGATTCGGGGCTTACACGGAATTTGCATGACTTTTCTGCACAACGCTGGAAAATTTGATGCCCAG GGCAAGTCGTTCATCAAAGATGCCTTGAAGTGTAAGGCCCACGCTCTGCGGCACAGATTCAGCTGTATAAGCCGGAAGTGTCCGGCCATCAAGGAAATGGTGTTCCAGTTACAGCGGGAATGCTACCTGAAGCATGATCTGTGCTCTGCCGCACAGGAGAACATCCGGGTGATGGTGGAGATGATTCACTTCAAGGACTTGCTGCTGCATGA ACCCTACGTGGACCTAGTGAACCTGCTGCTGACCTGTGGGGAGGAGGTGAAGGAGGCCATCACCCACAGCGTCCAGGCTCAGTGTGAGCAGAGCTGGGGAAGCCTGTGCTCCATCCTGAGTTTCTGCACCTCGGCCATCCAGAGACCCCCCACGGCGCCACCCGAGCACCAGCTCCAGGGCGACAGGGCCAAGCTCTCCAGGGGCCACCCCGCGGAAATGGGTCACCACCTTGCGGAGCCCAGCAGTCGGGAGACCGGCCGAGGTGCCAAGGGTGAGCGAGGTAGCAAGAGCCACCCCAACGCCCACGCCCGGGGCAGAGCGGCCGGCCCTGGGGCCCAGGGAACTTCTGGAAGCAGCGAGTGGGAGGATGAACAGTCTGAGTATTCCGATATCCGGAGGTGA